A genomic window from Yoonia sp. R2331 includes:
- a CDS encoding YjbF family lipoprotein translates to MKRTTIFGVTLALLTACGPIYDNSAAKGFLAVVQQRVAGLSGAPAQPAAPVLTRAQADANPGAFLLVTAYGGNSVASLVVAAANGNRVTWLSADNVTVTLENGIIVATRGFPRDLIAAQANGVRAAIAAGGGKAQRIHETITDLDQISQEVLQCSIVLDGAETVEILGKSTPTRRYSEACEGQSTAFSNTYWVAAGGAIIKSSQAVSPATGFLVLERP, encoded by the coding sequence ATGAAAAGAACAACCATTTTCGGGGTAACTCTGGCGTTGCTGACGGCCTGTGGCCCGATCTACGACAATTCTGCAGCCAAAGGATTTTTGGCCGTCGTGCAACAACGCGTAGCCGGGCTGAGCGGCGCGCCGGCACAGCCCGCAGCACCGGTGCTGACACGGGCGCAGGCGGATGCCAATCCGGGGGCCTTTTTGCTGGTAACGGCCTATGGCGGCAATTCGGTTGCATCGCTGGTGGTGGCGGCGGCCAATGGCAACCGAGTGACATGGCTAAGTGCCGACAATGTCACCGTGACGCTGGAAAATGGAATCATCGTGGCCACGCGGGGATTCCCCCGTGATCTGATCGCAGCGCAGGCAAATGGTGTGCGCGCGGCCATAGCGGCGGGCGGCGGAAAAGCGCAAAGAATCCATGAAACCATCACCGACCTCGACCAAATTTCGCAAGAGGTGTTGCAGTGCAGCATCGTTTTGGATGGTGCGGAAACCGTTGAAATTTTGGGCAAATCAACGCCGACACGACGCTATAGTGAAGCGTGCGAGGGGCAAAGTACAGCCTTTTCAAACACTTACTGGGTTGCCGCTGGTGGCGCTATCATAAAAAGCAGCCAGGCTGTGTCGCCTGCGACCGGATTCCTGGTTCTTGAGCGTCCGTAA
- a CDS encoding YjbH domain-containing protein → MRSGFVWTVGYAAMMLAMGSAAQAQDTGPSYTIFGTPGLLEMPTAESASRSDIAATLSYAGSGGYKTSFNYQLTDRLSGAFRYSTFDNWQIVDPDDPDAARKKQTFDRSFDLQYRLTDESRYLPAIAIGLRDFLGTGRFGSEYIVGSKSVGSDLIVTGGIGWGRLASRNGFTNPLSVLSSSLETRPVYVDRVQNNDDDAGNGGTISINQFFRGDAAFFGGFEYQVTPNLGIKAEYSSNAYLKETFTPAVNVSSPLNFGLTYRPRPGIELNAAYLNGEDLSASATFVINPEKRPTFSGLDPAPAPVRVRTADQRAAQTWDQVKQPEPAVRAGLTQLLKIEGIELVGLEITDRTARLRYENTRFRSEAQAMGRAARMMTQIIPPSVETFILEPTQAGLPLSSTTLPRRQIEALENRVGGTDAIYQAARFGQAGPVEGLVLQPSDTPRLSWGIGPYLNLVIFSGTSSLEADVGIQADIEYKLNRNFVISGQVRQSALGPQEALRFFDNPNDYANVRTDQAFFGRDGDLNLRFLQAAYYTRLAPEVYGRVTAGYLEQMYGGVSTEVLYAPVGSRLAFGAELNYLAMRDQDMGLGFAQYRTERDPVTGFRNRVEDGDYTVLSGHLSAYYDVGNGFQARMDVGRYLAGDWGATFALDHEFENGWKIGGYFTLTDMPFDQFGEGSFDKGIRITIPYDYFIGTPSRRTTSTTLQSLSRDGGARVQVQGRLYDTVRGGQLADIDDTWGRFWR, encoded by the coding sequence ATGCGCAGCGGGTTTGTGTGGACGGTTGGATATGCGGCGATGATGCTGGCCATGGGGTCTGCGGCGCAGGCGCAGGACACCGGGCCGTCGTATACGATTTTCGGAACACCCGGTCTTTTGGAGATGCCGACCGCAGAAAGCGCGAGCCGCAGCGACATCGCAGCGACGTTAAGCTATGCAGGATCGGGGGGGTACAAGACCTCTTTCAATTATCAGCTGACGGATCGCTTGTCCGGCGCATTCCGTTACTCGACATTCGATAACTGGCAGATCGTTGATCCCGATGATCCGGATGCCGCACGTAAGAAGCAAACCTTCGACCGCAGCTTTGATCTGCAGTACCGGTTGACGGACGAAAGCCGGTACCTTCCGGCGATTGCGATTGGCTTGCGCGACTTTCTTGGCACCGGGCGGTTTGGGTCAGAGTACATTGTCGGATCCAAGAGCGTTGGGTCAGACCTGATTGTCACCGGCGGCATTGGCTGGGGGCGATTGGCAAGTCGAAATGGATTTACCAACCCGTTGAGCGTCCTTTCCTCCTCGCTTGAGACGCGTCCCGTCTATGTGGATCGCGTACAAAACAACGATGATGACGCGGGCAATGGCGGGACGATTTCGATCAACCAGTTCTTCCGCGGCGATGCGGCCTTTTTTGGTGGTTTCGAGTATCAGGTGACGCCCAATCTGGGCATTAAGGCCGAATATTCCTCAAACGCCTATCTGAAGGAGACTTTTACGCCCGCAGTTAACGTCAGTTCGCCGCTGAATTTTGGTCTGACCTATCGGCCACGGCCGGGCATTGAATTGAATGCGGCCTATCTGAACGGCGAAGACCTGTCAGCCAGTGCGACCTTTGTGATCAACCCTGAGAAGCGCCCCACCTTCAGTGGGCTTGATCCTGCCCCGGCGCCAGTGCGGGTGCGCACCGCCGACCAGCGGGCCGCGCAGACCTGGGACCAGGTCAAGCAACCAGAACCGGCCGTACGTGCTGGATTGACCCAGCTTTTGAAGATTGAGGGTATCGAGCTTGTCGGGCTTGAGATCACGGACAGGACTGCGCGGCTTCGCTATGAGAACACGCGTTTTCGGTCGGAGGCACAGGCGATGGGCCGCGCGGCCCGGATGATGACCCAGATCATTCCGCCGTCGGTCGAGACCTTTATTCTTGAACCAACACAAGCTGGACTGCCACTGTCATCGACCACTTTGCCACGGCGGCAGATCGAGGCCCTTGAGAACCGGGTTGGCGGCACTGATGCCATCTATCAGGCTGCGCGATTTGGACAGGCCGGGCCGGTCGAGGGGCTGGTTTTGCAGCCATCTGACACGCCACGACTTTCATGGGGGATTGGTCCTTACCTGAATCTGGTGATCTTCAGCGGCACAAGCTCGCTAGAGGCTGATGTGGGAATTCAGGCCGACATTGAATACAAGCTGAACCGAAATTTTGTCATCTCTGGGCAGGTCCGCCAAAGCGCGCTTGGTCCACAGGAAGCGTTGCGCTTTTTCGACAATCCCAACGACTACGCCAATGTGCGGACCGATCAGGCGTTCTTTGGTCGTGATGGCGATCTGAACCTGCGTTTCTTGCAGGCGGCCTATTATACAAGGCTAGCACCGGAAGTTTACGGTCGTGTGACGGCTGGATACCTCGAGCAAATGTACGGTGGCGTTTCGACCGAAGTGCTGTATGCGCCGGTTGGAAGTCGGCTCGCCTTTGGGGCCGAGCTTAACTATCTTGCGATGCGCGATCAGGATATGGGTCTTGGGTTTGCGCAATACCGGACAGAGCGCGACCCGGTCACCGGCTTTCGCAATCGAGTCGAGGATGGTGATTACACGGTACTTTCCGGGCATTTGTCGGCCTACTACGACGTCGGGAACGGTTTTCAGGCCCGGATGGATGTCGGACGTTACTTGGCAGGCGATTGGGGCGCGACATTCGCGCTGGATCATGAATTCGAAAACGGTTGGAAAATCGGCGGGTATTTTACGCTGACTGACATGCCATTTGACCAGTTCGGTGAGGGGTCGTTTGACAAGGGTATTCGGATAACGATCCCGTATGATTACTTTATCGGAACCCCATCGCGCCGCACCACCAGCACGACACTTCAGTCCCTTTCCCGAGATGGCGGGGCACGTGTTCAGGTGCAGGGACGGCTGTATGACACCGTGCGCGGTGGTCAGCTGGCTGACATTGATGATACCTGGGGACGCTTTTGGCGATGA
- a CDS encoding TIGR03862 family flavoprotein gives MTTALVIGAGPAGLMAAEVLSGAGVSVTVADQMPSVGRKFLMAGKSGLNLTKEEECFDAGYGAMPPALAQALAGFGPDAVIGWAEGLGQPLFTGSTGRVFPKAMKASPLLRAWLQRLDAQNVQLRTRHRWTGWQDGAAAFEGQPAIAADLTVLALGGASWARLGSDGAWAGLMDGVAPFRPANCGFIVDWSDHMARHLGAPVKGIALHAGDLVSRGEIVISARGVEGGGIYAVSAAVRDGAPLLLDLAPDLTEAEVRARLARPRGKASLSNHLRKVLRLDPVQIALLNEWGRPFPGDFARLIKRLPVAHQGPRPLDEAISTAGGLRFEALDDHLMLRDRPGVFAAGEMLDWEAPTGGYLITACLATGRHAAQGALRWAGNTLPVS, from the coding sequence GTGACCACCGCATTGGTGATCGGGGCCGGGCCTGCGGGGCTGATGGCGGCAGAGGTGCTGTCGGGCGCAGGCGTGTCGGTGACTGTGGCCGACCAGATGCCCAGTGTCGGGCGCAAGTTTCTGATGGCGGGCAAGTCGGGGCTAAACCTGACCAAAGAAGAAGAGTGTTTTGACGCAGGATACGGGGCGATGCCGCCCGCCCTTGCGCAGGCACTGGCCGGGTTTGGGCCGGACGCGGTGATCGGTTGGGCCGAGGGGCTGGGTCAGCCGCTTTTCACCGGATCCACGGGGCGGGTATTTCCCAAGGCGATGAAAGCCTCGCCGCTTTTGCGGGCATGGCTGCAGCGGTTGGATGCGCAGAATGTGCAGTTGCGGACCCGGCACCGTTGGACCGGCTGGCAGGACGGGGCGGCCGCATTTGAAGGTCAGCCCGCGATTGCCGCTGATCTGACCGTGCTGGCGCTGGGCGGGGCCAGTTGGGCGCGGTTGGGGTCCGATGGGGCTTGGGCCGGTCTGATGGACGGTGTCGCGCCCTTTCGGCCGGCGAACTGCGGGTTTATCGTGGATTGGTCGGATCACATGGCCCGGCATCTGGGCGCACCGGTCAAGGGGATTGCGCTGCACGCCGGTGATCTGGTGTCACGTGGCGAAATTGTGATCTCGGCCCGCGGGGTCGAGGGCGGCGGAATCTACGCGGTCTCTGCGGCTGTACGCGACGGCGCGCCCTTGCTGCTGGACCTTGCCCCGGACCTGACTGAGGCCGAAGTGCGCGCGCGTCTGGCGCGCCCGCGCGGCAAGGCGAGCCTGTCCAACCACCTGCGCAAAGTTCTGCGGCTGGACCCGGTGCAGATCGCGCTTTTGAACGAATGGGGCCGCCCGTTTCCCGGCGATTTCGCGCGTCTTATCAAGCGGTTGCCTGTAGCGCATCAGGGTCCGCGCCCGCTGGATGAGGCGATTTCCACGGCGGGGGGTCTGCGGTTTGAGGCGCTGGACGATCACCTGATGCTGCGGGACAGGCCGGGGGTTTTTGCGGCAGGCGAGATGCTGGATTGGGAGGCCCCGACAGGCGGCTATCTGATCACCGCTTGCCTTGCGACGGGCCGGCACGCGGCCCAGGGCGCGCTGCGCTGGGCGGGCAACACCTTGCCCGTGTCCTAA
- a CDS encoding mechanosensitive ion channel family protein: MDSDLIETARGYLDQGLVIAQDWLLSPAAWSQFGLLIVAYLLARLINRIMSRRITTVLTPPEGSTSILSKGRLYLLMFLPLLLPLLAYGLTAVGEQVTRSIFGSGAVIAFGKRVFIFLAARALADKIIKEPFLKTLARYVVVPIAALYALGILDDVSLFLTETTVGVGNIKFSIMAIVRGIIAGSILFWLGTWSNSQTATYIEKQPMRPAIRQLLVKAAEFAIFGFAFLLLMNIMGISLSSLAIIGGAVGVGLGFGLQKIASNFISGVILLVEGQATVGDYVELDGGEAGTIIKMTARATILETYDGRWIVVPNEDFITTRVVNYSDSGSANRLEVEFSVSYDTDINRIPELINAAVSKHPGVLQEPEAPDVELKAFGDSGIEFGVEFWVEGIDDGKNKYASDVMFLIWNALKAEGIEIPFPQRVVEIKGALPVSEKA; this comes from the coding sequence AGTGACCTTATCGAAACGGCGCGCGGCTATCTGGATCAGGGGCTGGTGATCGCGCAGGATTGGCTGTTGTCGCCTGCGGCATGGTCGCAGTTTGGCCTGCTGATCGTTGCCTATCTGCTGGCGCGGCTGATCAACCGGATCATGTCGCGGCGGATCACCACAGTACTGACCCCGCCTGAGGGGTCTACGTCGATCCTGTCCAAGGGGCGGCTGTATCTGCTTATGTTCCTGCCGCTGTTGCTGCCGCTGCTGGCTTATGGGCTGACGGCGGTCGGCGAACAGGTCACGCGGTCGATCTTTGGCTCTGGTGCGGTGATCGCCTTTGGCAAACGGGTGTTCATCTTTCTGGCGGCGCGGGCGCTGGCCGACAAGATCATCAAGGAACCGTTCCTGAAGACGCTGGCGCGGTATGTCGTTGTGCCGATTGCTGCCCTTTATGCGCTGGGCATTCTGGACGATGTGTCATTGTTCCTGACCGAGACGACCGTTGGTGTGGGCAATATCAAGTTTTCGATCATGGCGATTGTCCGGGGGATTATTGCGGGCAGCATCCTGTTCTGGCTTGGCACCTGGTCCAACAGCCAGACCGCCACCTATATCGAGAAGCAACCGATGCGGCCCGCGATCCGGCAACTGCTTGTGAAGGCTGCTGAATTTGCGATCTTTGGCTTTGCTTTCCTGCTGCTGATGAACATCATGGGCATCAGCCTGTCGTCGCTGGCCATCATCGGTGGTGCGGTGGGTGTCGGCCTTGGTTTTGGTCTGCAAAAGATCGCATCGAACTTTATCTCGGGCGTGATCCTGCTGGTCGAGGGGCAGGCCACGGTTGGGGATTATGTTGAGCTGGACGGCGGTGAGGCGGGCACGATCATCAAGATGACCGCGCGGGCCACCATTCTGGAGACCTATGACGGGCGCTGGATTGTGGTGCCGAACGAGGATTTCATCACAACGCGGGTGGTCAATTATTCTGACAGCGGCAGCGCCAACCGGTTGGAGGTGGAGTTCAGCGTCAGCTACGACACAGACATCAATCGCATTCCAGAGCTGATAAATGCTGCGGTGTCCAAGCACCCCGGTGTGTTGCAGGAACCCGAAGCACCGGATGTTGAGCTGAAGGCCTTTGGCGACAGCGGGATCGAGTTTGGCGTGGAATTCTGGGTCGAGGGGATCGACGACGGCAAGAACAAATATGCCAGCGACGTGATGTTCCTGATCTGGAATGCGCTGAAGGCTGAGGGCATCGAAATCCCGTTCCCGCAGCGCGTGGTCGAGATCAAGGGCGCTTTGCCGGTGTCTGAGAAGGCGTGA